Genomic DNA from Prunus persica cultivar Lovell chromosome G1, Prunus_persica_NCBIv2, whole genome shotgun sequence:
AGAGTACACAAACAAGGGAGGATGGCACTTTATCAGTATGGTTGCTGGTTAATCATTCCCAATTTCTATTTTGTCAAAACCTGATAAATCttcacttcttttttccttgtgttttatcattaatttttttctccatatttaggatacagcaaccaaaagcagattaaaaaataaattttttattttatttttaaagcacgCTTGGTCTTTGCTTTCCAGTGTTTTATCGGCAATTAAAACAGAAATTGGGAATGATTTCCATTTCTAAGATTTCTCCAAGAGAGCAAAGTCATTGAATCgacaattgattaaaaaaattaataataagaaCGATGGAAATACCTGAGCTAATCTGTGAGATTCAATCCCCTTCCTGATAGAACCCAAGGGAGTCGGAAAGTGAGCACCTTGGAAAATCAGAGcaatgaaaatgcaaattgaTGGTCTGTGCAGATGGCTGTGTAAAACAGTCGAAGCCTCCAGATGTAGACATCGAAGAACCAACCCAGCTCTCCCATTTTTACCCCTGTAGCTCTCCAACCAGCCAGTTGAAATCGAACCAGACGCCTCTCAACCCTAAACAGCCACTAGTTACATCCGAAGGAAAGAGAGGGCAAAACgggaaaaacacaaaataatagCCAAGGGCAAAACCATGATTTTACAGTTGGCTGAACAGCTTAAAATAAAGGtattttcataaattcatTGTGCTTAGCTACAGTGTTTAGTTGCATTGggttttaatatatatataatataatttccaTGCAAGTATGGAATGGATTACAATTTTtgtattctaaaaataaaataaaataagatgtAGTGCAGAACTTGTAGTTTGGTGATTTAGAGAAGTAGATCGTTACATTGAGGGAGGTTGGGAGGTTCATCGAAGATGAAGACTTTGCTTAAGTTTCTCCCATTTATTAATGGGTTATTCTAGAAGTGGGCATCTCATCCGAATTATTCGCGTACTGATCGTACCGacgatttggtttggtttgattaaataattattttttaattttaattattcctATCCGATCCATACCGAGatatttggtttggttaacgGAAACAATATTCCTAACCCGACGAAAACTCGTACCGatctaatatttatatttattatattattttaattcacTGTATTTAGTTACAGTGTTTAGTTGCACTGGgttttagtatatatagaATTTATGGGTCTGATCCAAAAGAACCTTGGGCTGGGTtgagaaaataacaaagacaGAAAAGACCCAAGTTTATATAAAGTCCAAGCATATTGGGCCTAGGTGATAaagcctttatttatttatttattttttttaaagttctgGATTTGAACTTTGGCATGTTGAAGTCTGGGCGAAGTTTTGCATTCTGGCGTTCGAGGTCTAAATTTTGACATTTTAGAGCATGAAGAAGTATGAATTCTCAGTCAAATTTCCTTTGAGGGTGCTGCCATGGTAGCTACTGCGTGGTCTCTTGTAGCACCCAAGACCAATTCTTTGTTCTTATTCTTAATCTTATTAGTTTAATAGAAGCAAATGCAATTGGGTAGTTTTCAATCATATCAATGGTAGTTAGTTTGTCCCAACCTTAGTTTTTCTACGCTGGCGGCAACGACCAAGCAGCTATAGAATTTCTTTCGTTAGCAGCTTCGTTATGAGCAGGAGATcaattattttaatgtttttttggaTAAAGATGAGTCATGTCacaaatactatatttatgtAAGATATTTTGTATACGTCGATACGTCTGATTGTGCAATTATGATATCTCATTTTTTAtctaaatcaaacaaaatagtCCAGTGGACCAAGTCGAACACATCGTGACATACATTATATCAtatcatatacacatataagTGTTTGACCTTCCAGACCAATCGTCACAAATTCATACAAGTTGTAACCTTCCTTTTTATAAATGCAACTGTCTTTGCTTCTTTGGGGATCAGAATATTTGGCAAAAACTCTGTAGCACCGTTATGTGATCAATCATGGACGCCTATAtggtgtttttgtttcttttgttgacACTATTTTCTCAATTAGGATCATCAGCATCCTATAGTACAATGAGCATGGGctcatctctctctgtggAAAATCCAGCTGATATTTTGATCTCACCAAATGGCATGTTTTCAGCTGGGTTTTTTCAAGTAGGTGAAAATGCATATTGCTTTGCAATATGGTTCACAGAGCCATCCCCAACTCACAACCTCACCGTGGTTTGGATGGCAAACCGTGATGAGCCGGTCAACGGTAGGAGCTCCAAGCTCACCCTCCAAAAAAACGGAAATCTTATTCTCACAGATGCCGGCAAATCCACCATCTGGTCCTCCAACACTGTTTCAGCTTCATTAGCCCAATTGCGTCTCAACGACACTGGCAATCTTGTTCTACTCACTGTCAAGGGTGTTGCTTTGTGGGAAAGCTTTGCTTCACCAACAGACACCCTTTTACCTCACCAACCACTTACAAGGAACACCAAGCTTCTCTCTTCAAGAAGCCTCACCAACTATTCTTCTGGCTTCTACTCACTCTTTTTCGACAATGACAACACTCTCCGCCTTCTCTACGATGGCCCCGAGGTTTCAAGCATTTACTGGCCTGATCCTTGGCTTCTAAGTATCCAAGCTGGGAGGTCCACTTACAACAACAGTAGAATTGCCAAGTTTGATAACTTGGGCAATTTTAGTGCATCCGATGATTTCACCATTTTGTCATCGGATTATGGTGCAAAGCGGCAGAGAATAGTGAAGATGGATGCTGACGGTAATGTTCGAATGTACAGTCGAAAGCAGCCGGGAGATACTTGGGTTGTTACATGGGAAGCAGTTTTGCAACCATGCAAAATTCATGGAATTTGTGGGGCTAATAGTTGGTGCAACTATGTTCCTAGTTTTGGTAGGAAATGCTCATGTGTTCCAGGCTATGTgattagaaataaaaatgattgGATTTATGGTTGTCAACCAGAATTTAATCTGTCCCACAACAATAGTATTGCTGCTCGTGATCAGTTTGATTTTATGTTCATTCCTCGCGTTGAGATCTACGGGTTCGATTTCGGGATCTTTTATAATTACACCTGGGAAAAGTGCAAAAACTTCTGCCTGGATTTAGGAAACTGTACAGGGTTCCACTTCAAATATGActcaggtggtggtggtttttATAATTGCTTCCCAAAGATGCAATTACGAAATGGATACCGTTCGCCTGGTTTTGATGGAGACCTGTATGTGAAACTACCCAAATCAATCCTTTCTGCCTATAATGTCACTGAAGCTGAAGAATCCAACAATATTTGCTCAGACAAACTTACAAGAGAGCTGGACAGAATATACCAAAAAGGCAACACAAATCAGTCTGTCAAGTTTATGCTGGAATTCGCATCTGGGCTAGGAGCACTTGAGGTTGTTTGTGTCtttcttgtttggttttttctgACTAGAAGAAACGGTGGAGATCAATTAAATTCAGATGATGTGGTCACACAAGGCTACCTTCATGCTGCCACTGGATTCAGAAGATTTAGTTACTCTGAGTTGAAAAAGGCCACAAGAGGTTTCAAAGAAGAGATTGGAAGGGGAGGGGGAGGAATCGTGTACAAAGGCGTATTGTCTGATCAACGAATCGCGGCAATCAAGCAATTGAATGGGGCTAACCAAGGGGAAGCAGAGTTCCTTGCAGAGGTGAGCCTTATTGGGAAGCTGTACCACATGAACTTAATTGAGATGTGGGGATATTGTATGGAAGGAAAGCATAGGCTTTTGGTGTATGAGTACATGGAGCATGGTTCCTTGGCTGAGAAGTTATCTTCCAATGTGCTTGATTGGAAGACAAGGTTTGAAATTGCAGTTGGCACAGCAAAGGGACTAGCTTATTTACATGAAGAATGTTTGGAATGGGTTTTGCATTGTGATGTGAAGCCTCAGAACATACTCTTGGACTCTAATTACAACCCAAAAGTGGCTGATTTTGGATTGTCCAAGCTACTAAACAGAAGTGAGTTTAGCAACTCAAACTTCTCAAGAATAAGAGGAACTAGAGGTTACATGGCTCCAGAGTGGGTTCACAATATGCCCATCACCTCCAAAGTGGATGTATACAGCTATGGGATTGTTGTGTTGGAATTGCTCACAGGAAAAAGCGCAGCGGAAAGTGTTCATGGAGTAGAAGGTGGAGGTGACACACAGAAAAGGATGCTGGCTACATGGGTGAGGGAGAAAATGAATGAAGCATTTGCAGATGCAAAGAGCCCAATAGGAGCTGAATATGAAAAGGGTGAGCTGGAAATTCTTGTAAAAGTTGCTCTTCAATGTATAGAGGAAGACAAAGATGCAAGACCCACCATGAGCCAAGTGGTTCAGATGCTTCTTCATCATGAAAACAATTTACTGTAATTATTAAGGGTGACTTGTTCATAATAAtggtttgatttcttcttctgctcAGATCAATCTGACCAGCTGACTGTGATGTTGGTAataatacatgtatatatcttgatttcttctttctgcccaaatctataaaatttgcattattgAAGTATGATAATCTATAAGCTCTTTGTTCTGGTATAGAACGAATAATTAGCTCATTCTCCTTGCCTAAATTTTACATGCAGAAGCCTAAGAATATGCATCAACCTGTAATTCAAACAATGAAATGGAGGGCTGTTTGTCACTTTCGTTAAAACTTTTAATTGACACAGTATTGAGGATCAATGAACCTTGAAAGAATAGGAAATTAACATTAAATTTTCCTAAACCCACACATATCAAATGTGTGAACAAGTTTGGATCCCCCTCTTCCTTTGCCCTCTTCTAAAAGACACGTAAGGGTAAGGCCCATCACCCTCACCATAAAACGACATAGAACGACTCTATTCATAATAGACGCACAATAAGTTTATGGGCTTTTGTAAACTTCAAATTAGACCACTctacaaataaatattaaagttctTAACCCACAATTAGTTTGATTCGATTTGATTTAGCATATTTGGAAATCGTTTAAACGAACCAAATCACTTatattaatttcattattttttacactgacaaatttttttattcgtTATCACCTATATTAACGTGTGACTTAATCAACTATTTAataccaaaaaccaaaattccTAAACCATTCGAATTTGACTATAAGGTAAGAATGAAGTATTGTTCAATTTGCAGTATCAACTTTGGTTTGATATTTGTAAGAGAAGATAAATCTTTGGTTAATTGCTTGCTATAAAGATAAAATAGTTTCGTTTGATTATGCTACAATATAATTTGAAGTCGAAACCCAAATAATTTGAACCATTATGTTTTTCATTATTTCAATTTGTGATTTGAGCCCACCCTTTGTTGTTTGAAGAGTGTATCTGAAAACTTTTTATAGTCAAAGATACTGctcaatatattttaatatttcagAGGCGCCATTTAAAAGCACCTTCCCAGTGCTTGCCTCCTCATTATTTCCACTACTTGGAAGAACATAAGTCTAACGGCTACAATGCTCATAATCACGTGTTTTCTTATTTCATGCatgaataattattattttcttctctcttttttttaattcatttcaACTGTAGGATATGCAATttgcataatcttttttttggttggattaGAGGAAAGAAACCTAAGCGCCATGGCCCATGAGGGGCCACTGGTGTTCAATCCTAAGTGCGATGAGGGAAGGGGGAATGCACACGGCTGTGGTGTGGACCCATTGGCGCAATTTGCATGATCTTTAATCCAAGGCAGATGCTTAATTCTCCCCAACGACAACATTTCAACCGCGGCGGCTGCCATTGCTACAACCCAAAACACACGAATGGTCAAAGGACTACATATTAAACCAAAAGCCTTTATATAGTTCAAACGCCTTCATGCAAGTTGCAACCTTATACTTTTATATGCAAAATCTTTTGCTTCTTTGGGATTAGACTACATTCATTTGCTAATTACCTACTTTGATTTCAATGAAACCCATGGCTGCTACATTTTTGTGCCttgctcttctttttctgtcaCAGTTTTCTCTACTGGCATCATCAGCATCCAACAATTTGAGCCTGGGCTCATCTCTGTCAGTGGAAAATGAAGCTGATACTTTGACCTCACCAAATGGTCTATTTTCAGCCGGATTTTTTCCGGTAGGCAAAAATGCGTATTGCTTTGGAATATGGTACACAGAGCCAGCCGCCCCAGCTCAAAACCTCACCGTGGTTTGGATAGCAAATCGTGACAAGCCAGTCAACGGTAAGAGCTCCAAGCTCACCCTGCAAGGAAATGGTAATCTTATTCTAACCGATGCTGGGAAATATACCATTTGGTCTTCCAACACTGTTTCAAATTCATTAGACCGATTAAGTCTCAACGACAATGGCAATCTTGTTCTGCAAACTCTCAAGGGTGTTGCTTTGTGGGAAAGCTTTGCTTCACCAACAGATACCCTTTTACCTCAACAACAACTTACTAGGAACACAAAGCTTGTCTCATCAAGAAGCCTCACCAACTATTCATCTGGATTTTACTCGCTTTTTTTCGACAATGACAACACTCTTCGCCTTCTCTACGATGGCCCTGAGGTCTCAAGCATTTACTGGCATGACCCTTGGCTTCTAAGTTTGCAAGCTAGAAGGACACCATACAACAACTCTAGAGTTGCAGTTTTAGATGCCATGGGAAACTTTAGTGCATCAGATGGTCTTATTGTTATTGCAGCGGATTATGGCACGAATTTGCAGAGAAGATTGAAGGCAGATGTTGATGGTAATCTCCGATTGTACAGTCGAAAACAGGCCGGAGATACTTGGGTTGTTTCATGGCAAGCCATTCAACAACCGTGCAAAATTCATGGCATTTGTGGGCCCAATGGTTTGTGCACCTATGATCCTAGTTCTGGCAGAAAATGCTCATGCCTTCCAGGCTATGAGATGAGAAACAAATTTGATTGGGCTTATGGATGTCAACCTGCAACTGATGGTTTGAATTTGTCCTGCAAAAGTAGTGATCGTGATCAGTTTGATTTTATGTACCTTCCAAGGGTTGAATATTACGGATATGATTTCTCGATCGTTgttaatacaaccttagaaaAGTGCAAAGCTTTATGCTTGGAGTTGTGCGACTGTCCAGGTTTTCACTACAAGTTTGGTGGTGGTCATCATAATTGTTATCCCAAGACCCAATTTCGAAATGGATACCGTGCCCCGGGCTTTCAAGGAGAGCTGTATCTGAAACTGCCCAAATCAATCCTTTCTTCCTATAATGCTGCCACAAAAGAATCCAATATGTGCTCAAGCAAGCTCACAAGCCAGCTTGACAGAACATATGAAAAAGGCAAACAAAATGGTTCTGTCAAGTTTATGGTGAAATTTGCATCTGGCCTGGGAGGATTTGAGATTGTTTGTATCTTTGTTGTGTGGTACTTTGTGGCTCGAAGAGgcgaagagaaagaagattcAGATGTAGTTACACAAGGCTACCTTCAAGCTGCCACTGGATTCCGAAGATTCAGTTACTCAGAGTTGAAAAAGGCCACAAGAGGTTTCAAAGAAGAGATTGGCAGGGGAGGGGGAGGAATTGTGTACAAAGGCGTATTGTCTGATCAACGAATCGTGGCAATCAAGCAATTGAATGGTGCTAACCAAGGGGAAGCAGAGTTCCTTGCAGAGGTGAGCCTTATTGGGAAGCTGTACCACATGAACTTAATTGAGATGTGGGGATATTGTGCGGAAGGAAAGCATAGGCTTTTGGTGTATGAGTACATGGAGCATGGTTCCTTGGCGGAGAAGTTATCTTCCGAGGTGCTTGATTTGAAGACAAAGTTTGAAATTGCTGTGGGCACAGCAAAAGGACTAGCTTATTTACATGAAGAATGTTTGGAATGGGTTTTGCATTGTGATGTGAAGCCTCAGAACATACTCTTGGACTCTAATTACAACCCAAAAGTGGCTGATTTTGGTTTGTCCAAGCTACTGAACAGAAATGAGGTCAGCAACTCAAACTTCTCAAAAATAAGAGGAACCAGAGGTTACATGGCACCAGAGTGGGTTCACAACATGCCCAT
This window encodes:
- the LOC18793719 gene encoding putative receptor protein kinase ZmPK1, whose protein sequence is MKPMAATFLCLALLFLSQFSLLASSASNNLSLGSSLSVENEADTLTSPNGLFSAGFFPVGKNAYCFGIWYTEPAAPAQNLTVVWIANRDKPVNGKSSKLTLQGNGNLILTDAGKYTIWSSNTVSNSLDRLSLNDNGNLVLQTLKGVALWESFASPTDTLLPQQQLTRNTKLVSSRSLTNYSSGFYSLFFDNDNTLRLLYDGPEVSSIYWHDPWLLSLQARRTPYNNSRVAVLDAMGNFSASDGLIVIAADYGTNLQRRLKADVDGNLRLYSRKQAGDTWVVSWQAIQQPCKIHGICGPNGLCTYDPSSGRKCSCLPGYEMRNKFDWAYGCQPATDGLNLSCKSSDRDQFDFMYLPRVEYYGYDFSIVVNTTLEKCKALCLELCDCPGFHYKFGGGHHNCYPKTQFRNGYRAPGFQGELYLKLPKSILSSYNAATKESNMCSSKLTSQLDRTYEKGKQNGSVKFMVKFASGLGGFEIVCIFVVWYFVARRGEEKEDSDVVTQGYLQAATGFRRFSYSELKKATRGFKEEIGRGGGGIVYKGVLSDQRIVAIKQLNGANQGEAEFLAEVSLIGKLYHMNLIEMWGYCAEGKHRLLVYEYMEHGSLAEKLSSEVLDLKTKFEIAVGTAKGLAYLHEECLEWVLHCDVKPQNILLDSNYNPKVADFGLSKLLNRNEVSNSNFSKIRGTRGYMAPEWVHNMPITSKVDVYSYGIVVLEMLTGKSPAESVQAIESGGETQKKMMVTWVKEKMHGAFTKTESRMGADYEQGRLEMLVKVALQCLEEDRDARPTMSQVVEMLLHHENN
- the LOC18791655 gene encoding putative receptor protein kinase ZmPK1, giving the protein MDAYMVFLFLLLTLFSQLGSSASYSTMSMGSSLSVENPADILISPNGMFSAGFFQVGENAYCFAIWFTEPSPTHNLTVVWMANRDEPVNGRSSKLTLQKNGNLILTDAGKSTIWSSNTVSASLAQLRLNDTGNLVLLTVKGVALWESFASPTDTLLPHQPLTRNTKLLSSRSLTNYSSGFYSLFFDNDNTLRLLYDGPEVSSIYWPDPWLLSIQAGRSTYNNSRIAKFDNLGNFSASDDFTILSSDYGAKRQRIVKMDADGNVRMYSRKQPGDTWVVTWEAVLQPCKIHGICGANSWCNYVPSFGRKCSCVPGYVIRNKNDWIYGCQPEFNLSHNNSIAARDQFDFMFIPRVEIYGFDFGIFYNYTWEKCKNFCLDLGNCTGFHFKYDSGGGGFYNCFPKMQLRNGYRSPGFDGDLYVKLPKSILSAYNVTEAEESNNICSDKLTRELDRIYQKGNTNQSVKFMLEFASGLGALEVVCVFLVWFFLTRRNGGDQLNSDDVVTQGYLHAATGFRRFSYSELKKATRGFKEEIGRGGGGIVYKGVLSDQRIAAIKQLNGANQGEAEFLAEVSLIGKLYHMNLIEMWGYCMEGKHRLLVYEYMEHGSLAEKLSSNVLDWKTRFEIAVGTAKGLAYLHEECLEWVLHCDVKPQNILLDSNYNPKVADFGLSKLLNRSEFSNSNFSRIRGTRGYMAPEWVHNMPITSKVDVYSYGIVVLELLTGKSAAESVHGVEGGGDTQKRMLATWVREKMNEAFADAKSPIGAEYEKGELEILVKVALQCIEEDKDARPTMSQVVQMLLHHENNLL